From Mycobacterium lacus, one genomic window encodes:
- a CDS encoding MlaE family ABC transporter permease, with product MCVLTGKALFRWPFQWREFILQCWFIMRVAFLPTIMVSIPLTVLLIFTLNVLLAQFGAADLSGAGAAIGAVTQLGPLTTVLVVAGAGSTAICADLGARTIREEIDAMEVLGIDPIHRLVVPRVIAATLVATLLNGLVITVGLVGGYLFGVYLQNVSGGAYLATLTTITGLPEVVIATVKAATFGLIAGLVGCYRGLTVRGGSKGLGTAVNETVVLCVVALYAVNVVLTTIGVRFGTGH from the coding sequence ATGTGCGTGCTGACCGGAAAGGCGTTGTTCCGTTGGCCGTTCCAATGGCGCGAGTTCATCCTGCAGTGCTGGTTCATCATGCGGGTCGCGTTCCTGCCGACCATCATGGTGTCGATCCCCCTGACCGTCCTGCTGATCTTCACCCTGAACGTGCTGCTGGCTCAGTTCGGTGCCGCCGACCTCTCCGGCGCGGGCGCGGCGATCGGCGCGGTCACCCAGCTCGGCCCGTTGACCACGGTGCTGGTGGTGGCCGGGGCGGGGTCGACGGCCATCTGCGCCGACCTGGGCGCTCGCACCATCCGCGAGGAGATCGACGCGATGGAGGTGCTCGGCATTGACCCCATCCACCGGCTGGTGGTGCCCCGGGTCATCGCCGCGACGCTCGTCGCCACGCTGCTCAACGGTCTGGTCATCACGGTTGGCCTGGTGGGCGGCTACCTCTTCGGGGTCTACCTGCAGAACGTGTCGGGCGGCGCCTATCTGGCGACCCTGACCACGATCACGGGCCTGCCCGAGGTCGTGATCGCGACGGTCAAGGCCGCCACGTTCGGACTCATCGCCGGCTTGGTCGGCTGCTACCGCGGCCTGACCGTGCGCGGCGGCTCCAAGGGGCTGGGCACCGCCGTCAACGAGACCGTGGTGCTGTGCGTGGTCGCGTTGTACGCGGTCAATGTGGTGCTGACCACGATCGGTGTGCGATTCGGAACGGGGCACTGA
- a CDS encoding MCE family protein — protein sequence MTTPAKINAPRNPPYKLAGVGLLVVAVVIFALVYGQFRGDFTPKTKLTMVASRAGLVMDPGSKVTYNGVQIGRVAAISEITRDGKPAAKFTLDVYPKYLKLIPENVNADIKATTVFGGKYVSLTTPKDAAGNVIAKGHLTPQTVIDATSVTTEINTLFQTLTSISEKVDPVKLNLTLSAAAQSLAGLGERFGQSIVNGNAILDDINPQMPQARRDIQQLAALGDTYANAAPDLFDFLNSSVITSRTINQQQKDLDQALLSAAGFGNTGADIFARGGPYLARGAADLVPSAELLDTYSPELYCTLRNFHDVEPKAATFLGGNGYSLNDHAELLSGLALMLNPVSAVSILGSGLLTQGLLAPLGLVGVVGGAPNPYMYPENLPRVNAHGGPGGAPGCWQHITHDFWPAPNLVMDTGNSLAPYNHLDTGSPYAIEYVWGRQVGDNTINP from the coding sequence ATGACGACACCGGCAAAGATCAACGCGCCACGGAACCCGCCGTACAAGCTGGCCGGCGTCGGATTGTTGGTCGTCGCCGTGGTGATTTTCGCCCTGGTGTACGGGCAGTTCCGGGGAGACTTCACGCCCAAGACGAAGTTGACGATGGTGGCCAGTCGGGCCGGGTTGGTCATGGACCCGGGCTCGAAGGTCACCTACAACGGGGTCCAAATCGGCCGGGTCGCCGCCATCTCGGAGATCACTCGCGACGGCAAGCCGGCCGCCAAATTCACCTTGGATGTGTATCCGAAATACCTCAAGCTGATTCCGGAGAATGTGAACGCCGACATCAAGGCGACGACGGTGTTCGGCGGCAAATACGTGTCCTTGACGACGCCGAAAGACGCTGCGGGGAACGTCATCGCCAAGGGGCACCTCACGCCGCAGACCGTGATTGACGCCACGTCGGTGACGACCGAAATCAACACGTTGTTCCAGACCCTCACCTCGATCTCCGAGAAGGTGGACCCGGTCAAGCTGAACCTGACGCTGAGCGCGGCCGCACAATCGTTGGCTGGGCTGGGCGAGCGGTTCGGGCAGTCGATCGTCAACGGCAACGCGATCCTCGACGACATCAACCCGCAGATGCCGCAGGCCCGTCGCGACATCCAGCAGCTGGCGGCCCTGGGCGACACCTACGCGAACGCCGCGCCGGATCTGTTCGACTTCCTTAACAGCTCTGTGATCACGTCGCGCACGATCAACCAGCAGCAAAAGGACTTGGACCAAGCCTTGCTGTCCGCGGCGGGGTTCGGCAACACCGGCGCGGACATCTTCGCGCGCGGCGGGCCGTACCTGGCGCGTGGCGCCGCCGACCTGGTGCCAAGCGCCGAGCTGCTCGACACCTACAGCCCGGAGCTGTACTGCACCCTCCGCAACTTTCACGACGTCGAACCCAAGGCCGCTACGTTCCTCGGCGGTAACGGCTACTCGCTGAATGACCACGCCGAGCTGCTGTCCGGGCTGGCACTCATGCTGAACCCCGTGTCGGCGGTATCCATCCTTGGGTCCGGACTTCTCACCCAGGGACTCTTGGCGCCACTCGGGCTGGTTGGAGTGGTGGGCGGGGCGCCGAACCCCTATATGTATCCGGAAAACCTGCCGCGGGTGAACGCTCACGGAGGACCGGGGGGTGCGCCGGGTTGCTGGCAGCACATCACCCACGATTTCTGGCCCGCGCCGAATTTGGTGATGGACACCGGCAACAGCCTTGCGCCGTACAACCACCTAGACACCGGTTCGCCCTACGCGATCGAGTATGTGTGGGGCCGTCAGGTAGGGGATAACACGATCAACCCATGA
- a CDS encoding MlaE family ABC transporter permease, producing MSTAAVLRARFPRAVENLNRYGGAAGRGLDDIGQMTWFGLVTLANIPHALTRYRKETLRLIAQIGMGTGAMAVVGGTAAIVGFVTLSGSSLVAIQGFASLGNIGVEAFTGFFAALINVRIAAPVVTGIAMAATVGAGATAELGAMRISEEIDALEVMGIKSISFLATTRVMAGMVVIIPLYALAIIMSFLSPQITTTVLYGQSNGTYDHYFRTFLRPDDVFWSFLEAIIITAIVMITHCYYGYNAGGGPVGVGEAVGRSMRFSLVSVQVVVLSAALALYGVNPNFALTV from the coding sequence ATGTCGACCGCCGCCGTATTGCGCGCCCGCTTCCCGCGGGCGGTCGAGAATCTGAATCGCTACGGCGGTGCCGCGGGCCGCGGGCTCGACGACATCGGCCAGATGACGTGGTTCGGCCTGGTAACGCTCGCCAACATCCCGCACGCGCTGACCCGCTATCGCAAGGAAACGCTGCGGCTGATCGCCCAGATCGGCATGGGCACCGGTGCCATGGCGGTCGTCGGTGGCACCGCCGCGATCGTCGGATTCGTGACGCTGTCCGGCAGCTCCCTGGTCGCCATCCAGGGCTTCGCGTCGCTAGGAAACATCGGTGTTGAGGCGTTCACCGGTTTCTTTGCCGCACTCATCAACGTGCGCATCGCCGCTCCGGTGGTCACCGGTATCGCCATGGCGGCCACCGTCGGCGCCGGCGCCACCGCCGAGCTGGGGGCCATGCGGATCAGCGAAGAGATCGACGCCCTGGAAGTGATGGGCATCAAGTCGATCTCGTTCCTGGCAACCACCCGGGTGATGGCCGGGATGGTCGTCATCATTCCGCTCTACGCGCTGGCCATCATCATGTCGTTCCTATCCCCGCAGATCACCACCACCGTGCTCTACGGACAGTCGAACGGCACCTACGACCACTACTTCCGGACGTTCCTGCGCCCCGATGACGTGTTCTGGTCATTCCTGGAGGCGATCATCATCACGGCGATCGTGATGATCACCCACTGCTACTACGGATACAACGCCGGCGGCGGGCCGGTCGGCGTCGGCGAGGCGGTCGGGCGGTCGATGCGTTTCTCACTGGTCTCGGTGCAGGTTGTTGTCTTGTCGGCCGCGTTGGCGCTCTATGGCGTCAATCCCAACTTCGCGCTCACGGTGTGA
- the fadD5 gene encoding fatty-acid--CoA ligase FadD5 yields MTAQLASHAQASLVEEQPYLARRQNWVNQLERHAMMQPQATALRFMGNTVTWADLHRRVMALADALSRRGVGFGDRVMILMLNRPEFVESVLAANMLGAIAVPLNFRLTPAEIAFLVEDCTARVMVTEPVLAPVATGVRDIQPLLGMIVVAGGAGDDAVFGYEQLLNEPGAAHEPVDLPNDSPALIMYTSGTTGRPKGAVLTHANLTGQTMTALYTSGVDLNNDVGFIGVPLFHIAGIGNMLTGMLLGIPTVIYPLGAFDPGRLLDVLEAEKVTGMFLVPAQWQSVCAEQQARPRDLRLRVMSWGAAPAPDELLRQMSAIFPGTQILAAFGQTEMSPVTCMLLGEDAIRKRGSVGKVIPTVAARVVDENMNDVAVGEVGEIVYRAPTLMSGYWNNPEATAEAFAGGWFHSGDLVRMDDEGYVWVVDRKKDMIISGGENIYCAEVENVLAGHPRIVEVAVIGRAHEKWGEVPIAVAAVTGDHLRIEDLGEYLTERLARYKHPTALEIVDALPRNPAGKVLKTELRMRYGTPPGP; encoded by the coding sequence TTGACCGCGCAACTGGCCAGTCACGCACAGGCATCACTGGTTGAAGAGCAGCCCTACCTGGCTCGCCGGCAGAACTGGGTCAACCAGCTCGAACGGCACGCGATGATGCAGCCGCAAGCGACGGCGCTGAGGTTCATGGGCAACACGGTGACTTGGGCTGACTTGCACCGCAGGGTTATGGCCCTGGCCGACGCCTTAAGCCGCCGAGGGGTCGGCTTCGGCGATCGGGTCATGATCCTGATGCTCAACCGACCCGAGTTCGTCGAGTCGGTGCTGGCCGCCAACATGCTCGGAGCCATCGCGGTCCCGCTGAATTTCCGGCTCACCCCGGCCGAAATCGCCTTCCTCGTCGAGGACTGCACAGCGCGGGTGATGGTCACCGAACCGGTGTTGGCTCCGGTGGCAACCGGGGTGCGCGACATCCAGCCGCTGCTGGGCATGATCGTGGTCGCCGGCGGCGCGGGCGACGACGCCGTGTTCGGTTACGAACAGCTGCTCAACGAGCCCGGTGCCGCACACGAACCGGTGGACCTCCCGAACGACTCGCCGGCGCTGATCATGTACACCTCGGGGACCACCGGCCGTCCGAAGGGCGCCGTGCTGACCCACGCCAACCTGACCGGCCAGACGATGACCGCGCTCTACACCAGCGGTGTCGACCTCAACAACGATGTCGGTTTCATCGGTGTCCCGTTGTTCCACATCGCCGGAATCGGCAACATGCTGACCGGAATGTTGCTGGGCATCCCCACGGTGATCTATCCGCTCGGCGCGTTCGACCCCGGCCGGCTGCTCGATGTGCTGGAGGCGGAGAAGGTCACCGGGATGTTTCTGGTTCCGGCGCAGTGGCAGTCGGTGTGCGCCGAGCAGCAGGCAAGACCACGTGACCTGAGGTTGCGGGTGATGTCGTGGGGAGCCGCTCCGGCGCCCGATGAGCTGCTGCGGCAAATGTCGGCGATCTTCCCCGGCACCCAGATCCTGGCCGCATTCGGACAGACCGAGATGTCGCCGGTGACCTGCATGCTGCTCGGCGAGGACGCGATCCGCAAGCGGGGATCGGTCGGCAAGGTGATCCCCACGGTCGCCGCGCGCGTGGTCGACGAGAACATGAACGACGTAGCGGTCGGTGAGGTCGGTGAAATCGTCTATCGGGCACCGACATTGATGAGCGGTTACTGGAACAACCCGGAGGCCACGGCGGAGGCGTTCGCCGGCGGCTGGTTCCATTCGGGAGACCTCGTTCGGATGGACGACGAGGGCTACGTGTGGGTGGTGGATCGCAAGAAGGACATGATCATCTCCGGCGGAGAGAACATCTACTGCGCCGAGGTGGAAAACGTCCTTGCCGGCCATCCGCGCATCGTCGAGGTCGCCGTCATCGGTCGGGCCCACGAGAAGTGGGGCGAGGTGCCGATCGCGGTCGCGGCTGTAACGGGTGACCACCTGCGGATCGAAGACTTAGGTGAGTACCTGACCGAGCGGCTTGCGCGGTACAAGCATCCCACGGCGCTCGAGATCGTGGATGCCCTGCCGCGCAACCCCGCCGGGAAGGTGCTCAAGACTGAACTGCGGATGCGCTATGGGACCCCGCCGGGACCCTAA
- a CDS encoding alcohol dehydrogenase catalytic domain-containing protein produces MVHIRGAVLNQIGLPRPYSESKPISVDELELDEPRSGEVMVRIEAAGVCHSDLSVVDGNRVRPVPMLLGHEAAGIVEAVGPGPPTGGADVAVGRRVVLVFLPRCGHCTACATEGRTPCAAGSAANAAGTLLGGGIRLTRAGQPVYHHLGVSGFATHAVVNRSSVVPVPPEVPPEVAALLGCAVLTGGGAVLNVGAPQPGQSVAVVGLGGVGMAALLTALTYDDVHVIGVDQLPDKLTAARALGTHETYTPQQAADAGVKAAVVVEAVGHPAALQTAIGLTAPGGRTITVGLPPPHARISLSPLGFVAEGRSLIGSYLGSAIPSRDIPRFVSLWQSGRLPVEALVSSTIRLDDINAAMDHLADGTAVRQLIRFGAP; encoded by the coding sequence ATGGTTCACATCCGGGGCGCTGTGCTGAACCAGATCGGTTTGCCTCGGCCCTATTCGGAGTCGAAGCCGATCAGCGTCGACGAACTCGAACTCGACGAACCCCGCAGTGGCGAGGTCATGGTCCGCATCGAGGCGGCCGGCGTGTGCCATTCCGACCTGTCGGTGGTGGACGGCAACAGGGTGCGGCCGGTGCCGATGCTGCTTGGTCATGAGGCCGCCGGAATCGTCGAAGCCGTCGGTCCCGGTCCGCCGACAGGCGGGGCCGACGTCGCGGTCGGCCGGCGGGTGGTGTTGGTGTTTTTGCCGCGTTGCGGCCACTGCACGGCGTGCGCGACCGAGGGCCGGACGCCCTGCGCGGCGGGCAGCGCGGCCAACGCCGCCGGAACGCTGCTGGGCGGCGGGATCCGGCTCACGCGGGCCGGCCAGCCCGTATACCACCATCTCGGCGTCTCGGGCTTTGCGACGCATGCCGTGGTGAACCGGTCCAGTGTGGTTCCGGTGCCACCCGAGGTGCCGCCCGAGGTTGCGGCCCTGCTCGGGTGCGCCGTGCTGACCGGTGGTGGCGCGGTGCTCAACGTCGGCGCTCCGCAACCGGGCCAGTCGGTCGCCGTGGTCGGCCTTGGGGGCGTCGGCATGGCGGCGCTGCTCACCGCCCTGACGTACGACGACGTCCACGTCATCGGCGTCGACCAACTACCCGACAAGCTGACGGCGGCGCGGGCCCTGGGCACCCACGAAACCTACACACCGCAGCAGGCCGCCGACGCCGGCGTCAAGGCCGCGGTGGTCGTCGAGGCCGTCGGCCATCCGGCCGCACTGCAGACCGCGATCGGGCTAACGGCGCCCGGCGGTCGCACCATAACCGTGGGGCTGCCGCCGCCGCATGCCCGGATCAGCTTGTCGCCGTTGGGCTTTGTCGCCGAAGGCCGGTCGCTGATCGGCAGCTATCTGGGCTCGGCGATACCCAGCCGCGACATTCCCCGGTTCGTGTCGCTATGGCAGTCGGGCCGGCTGCCCGTCGAGGCGCTGGTGTCGTCGACGATTCGGCTGGACGACATCAACGCGGCGATGGACCACCTGGCCGACGGCACCGCCGTGCGCCAGCTCATCAGGTTCGGCGCGCCATGA
- a CDS encoding SRPBCC family protein — MPVLSKTVEVGADAASIMAIVADIERYPEWNEGIKGAWVLHRYDDGRPSQVRVDTVVQGFEGTYIQAVYYPGENQIQTVMQQGELFAKQEQLFSVVETGVTSLLTVDIDVEPSLPVPAPMVKMLLSNVLDQLAENLKLRAEQLSS; from the coding sequence ATGCCAGTGTTGAGCAAGACCGTCGAGGTTGGTGCGGACGCCGCATCGATCATGGCCATCGTCGCCGACATCGAGCGGTACCCAGAGTGGAATGAAGGGATCAAAGGCGCCTGGGTGCTGCACCGCTACGACGACGGGCGTCCGAGCCAGGTGCGGGTCGACACCGTCGTTCAAGGCTTTGAAGGCACCTACATCCAGGCCGTGTACTACCCGGGCGAGAACCAGATTCAAACCGTTATGCAGCAAGGTGAGCTGTTCGCCAAGCAGGAACAGCTATTCAGTGTGGTGGAAACCGGCGTCACGAGCCTGCTGACCGTTGACATCGACGTCGAGCCCTCCTTGCCGGTGCCCGCTCCCATGGTGAAGATGCTCCTCAGCAACGTGTTGGACCAACTCGCCGAAAACCTCAAGCTGCGCGCCGAGCAGCTGTCAAGCTAA
- a CDS encoding GntR family transcriptional regulator, producing the protein MNAPLSTHPRSRRPLRRAQLSDEVAGHLRAAIMSGTLRPGTFIRLDDTAAELGVSVTPVREALLKLRGEGMVQLEPHRGHVVLPLTRQDIDDIFWLQATIAKELATAATDHITDVEIDEMDRLNDALAAAVGSGDAETIAAIEFSFHRVFNQASRRIKLAWFLLNAARYMPAQVFAADPQWGADAVDNHRRLIGALRRRDAAAVVEHTVWQFTDAARRLTDMLDRTGIFS; encoded by the coding sequence GTGAACGCACCTCTATCTACGCACCCGCGCAGTCGGCGGCCCCTACGCCGGGCGCAGTTGTCCGACGAGGTCGCGGGGCACTTGCGCGCGGCGATCATGTCCGGGACGTTGCGCCCGGGAACATTCATCCGCCTTGACGACACGGCGGCCGAGCTCGGGGTCAGCGTCACCCCGGTGCGCGAGGCCCTGTTGAAACTGCGCGGTGAGGGCATGGTGCAGCTGGAGCCGCACCGCGGCCACGTCGTGCTGCCTTTGACCCGGCAGGACATCGACGACATCTTCTGGCTGCAGGCCACCATCGCCAAAGAACTCGCCACCGCGGCCACCGACCACATCACCGATGTCGAGATCGACGAGATGGACCGCCTTAACGATGCGCTTGCGGCGGCCGTCGGGTCGGGCGACGCCGAGACCATCGCGGCGATCGAGTTCTCGTTCCATCGCGTCTTCAACCAGGCGAGCCGCCGGATCAAGCTGGCCTGGTTCCTGCTGAATGCCGCGCGCTACATGCCGGCGCAGGTGTTCGCGGCCGATCCGCAATGGGGTGCAGACGCGGTCGACAATCACCGGCGGTTGATCGGCGCGCTGCGCCGCCGGGACGCGGCCGCGGTGGTCGAACACACCGTCTGGCAATTCACCGACGCAGCGCGCCGGCTGACGGACATGCTGGATCGAACGGGAATCTTCAGCTGA
- a CDS encoding acyl-CoA thioesterase, whose protein sequence is MASVPGIPPVGSADQLTSADFPVLWPLGTRWADNDMFGHLNNAVYYQLFDTAINAWINTATGLDPISMPSLGIVAESGCRYFSELHFPQSLVVGLAVTRLGRSSVTYRLGVFKEARQNRGPQPITALGHWVHVYVDRTSRKPVPIPDPVRSVLSTARVSE, encoded by the coding sequence ATGGCTTCAGTTCCGGGGATCCCACCCGTTGGATCGGCGGATCAGCTCACCAGCGCCGACTTCCCGGTGCTGTGGCCGCTGGGAACCCGGTGGGCCGACAACGACATGTTCGGCCACCTCAACAACGCCGTCTACTACCAGCTGTTCGACACCGCGATCAACGCCTGGATCAACACCGCCACCGGGCTCGACCCGATCTCCATGCCATCGTTGGGCATCGTCGCCGAGTCGGGCTGTCGCTACTTCTCCGAGCTCCATTTCCCGCAAAGCCTCGTCGTGGGCCTCGCGGTGACGCGGCTGGGGCGCAGCAGCGTCACCTACCGGCTCGGGGTGTTCAAAGAGGCCCGGCAAAACAGGGGGCCGCAGCCGATCACCGCGCTCGGGCACTGGGTCCACGTGTACGTCGATCGGACCAGTCGCAAACCGGTCCCGATACCCGACCCCGTCCGATCCGTGCTGTCGACGGCCCGGGTGAGCGAGTGA